The proteins below come from a single Candidatus Omnitrophota bacterium genomic window:
- a CDS encoding serine hydrolase: MISLRRTAMFVFMITFSLLQCAADETKPLFPGKEWKTASPADVGLDENKLAEMPKFMDGCGCIVRRGLMVYAWGDPAARIDIASAVKPWYTHFLMKALENGKIKSLDDKIDAWEPRLNDLNPALDHKDRLITWKHLANQISCYGVKEKPGEAYDYSDFNMALFFDALFLKVYGSSWEKVDEEVLHPLLTDLLQCQDNPTFMGFGDDRPGRMRISLRDLARFGLLYLHKGNWNGKPLVDEKLAAMAIASPLPNSIPRTKGESAEMIEGQRSIGGGNNQCDHAGSYSFAWWINGVGREGKRHWPDAPTDAFGAFGHGGIRVCVIFPSQDSIVCWNEANIEGSEQENYAMRLLMESILPEKN, encoded by the coding sequence ATGATTTCGTTGCGAAGAACGGCGATGTTCGTTTTCATGATAACTTTTAGTTTGCTGCAATGCGCCGCCGACGAGACCAAGCCGCTTTTTCCGGGGAAGGAATGGAAAACTGCTTCCCCCGCCGATGTGGGATTGGACGAGAACAAACTGGCGGAAATGCCGAAATTCATGGACGGCTGCGGCTGCATCGTGCGGCGCGGCTTAATGGTTTATGCTTGGGGCGACCCCGCCGCGCGCATCGACATCGCTTCCGCCGTGAAGCCTTGGTATACTCATTTTCTAATGAAAGCGCTCGAAAACGGCAAAATCAAAAGCCTGGACGATAAAATCGATGCTTGGGAACCGAGGCTGAACGATCTCAATCCTGCGTTGGATCATAAAGACCGCCTTATTACTTGGAAGCATTTGGCCAACCAGATTTCCTGCTACGGCGTGAAGGAGAAGCCGGGCGAGGCGTACGACTATAGCGATTTCAATATGGCGCTGTTCTTCGACGCGCTCTTTCTTAAGGTTTATGGCTCCTCGTGGGAAAAAGTGGACGAAGAGGTCTTGCATCCGCTGCTAACCGATTTGCTTCAATGCCAAGATAATCCCACTTTTATGGGTTTCGGCGACGACCGGCCTGGCCGCATGAGGATTTCTCTGCGCGATCTGGCCCGCTTTGGCTTGCTTTATCTGCATAAGGGAAATTGGAACGGCAAGCCGTTGGTGGATGAAAAACTCGCCGCGATGGCTATCGCCTCTCCCCTGCCCAACTCGATTCCCCGCACGAAGGGCGAATCGGCGGAGATGATCGAAGGCCAGCGCTCCATCGGCGGCGGCAACAACCAATGCGATCACGCAGGCAGCTACAGCTTCGCCTGGTGGATCAACGGCGTGGGACGCGAAGGCAAGCGGCATTGGCCGGACGCTCCCACGGACGCTTTCGGGGCTTTCGGACACGGCGGGATAAGAGTATGCGTCATTTTCCCCAGCCAGGATTCCATCGTTTGTTGGAACGAGGCGAATATCGAGGGCAGCGAGCAGGAAAACTACGCAATGCGGCTTTTAATGGAATCGATTCTGCCGGAGAAGAACTAG
- a CDS encoding alpha/beta fold hydrolase, whose protein sequence is MNLAYSEKGNLNAPALVLIHAFPMNRRMWQHQLEDLSDILRVVAPDLPGFGESPGLVEEKSMAAFAREVVLLLDQLSIRKAVFGGCSMGGYILFELWRQAPERFAGMILCDTRCEADSPEARENRMKTIAQIREQGAAPLEAMLAKLICGETAANRKELAEEIRQVILSTQQNSAVDALRALADRPDSSETLAGVIVPALAIVGEKDAVSPPEVVRFMQEKIRGATLAVIPNAGHLSPLENPQAVNGAIREFLWEYKIIGR, encoded by the coding sequence ATGAATCTTGCTTATTCCGAAAAAGGAAATCTGAATGCTCCCGCTCTGGTTCTGATTCATGCCTTTCCCATGAATCGCCGAATGTGGCAGCATCAACTGGAGGATTTATCGGACATCCTGCGCGTCGTTGCGCCGGACTTGCCGGGATTCGGCGAGTCGCCGGGATTGGTAGAAGAAAAGAGCATGGCGGCGTTTGCTCGCGAAGTAGTGCTTTTATTGGATCAATTATCGATTCGCAAGGCGGTATTCGGCGGCTGTTCGATGGGCGGGTATATTCTTTTCGAATTATGGCGTCAGGCGCCGGAGCGGTTCGCGGGGATGATTCTCTGCGATACGCGATGCGAAGCCGATTCGCCGGAAGCGCGGGAGAACCGCATGAAAACTATTGCGCAAATCCGCGAGCAGGGCGCCGCGCCTTTGGAAGCCATGCTGGCGAAATTGATCTGCGGCGAGACGGCGGCCAACCGCAAAGAACTAGCGGAAGAAATCCGGCAGGTTATTCTGTCCACCCAACAAAACAGCGCCGTCGACGCTTTGCGGGCGCTGGCTGATCGTCCCGATTCTTCAGAGACGCTGGCGGGAGTGATTGTTCCCGCATTGGCTATTGTAGGAGAGAAGGACGCAGTTTCGCCTCCGGAAGTCGTGCGATTTATGCAGGAAAAAATTCGCGGCGCAACGTTGGCGGTCATCCCCAATGCGGGCCATCTTTCGCCCTTGGAAAATCCGCAGGCGGTAAATGGCGCCATCCGCGAATTTCTGTGGGAATATAAAATTATTGGACGATAG
- a CDS encoding DNA methyltransferase — MKENLLYYGDNLDVMRRYLPDESVDLIYLDPPFKSNQEYNVLFAEKNGSQSHSQIKAFSDTWHWDQIAAQAYFETVEQGGLLSETLQAFYKILGCNDMMAYLAMMAPRLAELRRILKPTGSIYLHCDPTAGHYLKLLLDSVFSKTNFRTEIIWKRSSAHSDAKQGRKQHGRIHDKIFFYTKSEEWLWNQIYTPYKKEYIDSFYRHIEPETGRRYRLGDLTGPGGKRKGNPKYEFLGITKYWRYSQKNMGKLLQEGRIVQSHPGAVPAYKRYLDEMPGIPLQDIWTDIPPISSQAKEHLGYPTQKPEALLQRIIQASSNEGDVVFDPFCGCGTTIAAAQRLNRQWIGIDITYLAITLIKSRLHDAFGEAAQYRLIGEPVSLPDASALAKQDRYQFQWWALGLVNARPVEQKKGADHGIDGKIFFHDDASGKTKQIVISVKSGHVNVSHVRDLIGVLDRENAQIGVLISLEKITKPMTAEAAAAGFYRSELWKKDFPRLQLFTIEELMAGKAVLSPPPSHPFKKAPKGNSNNHLDQTLFP, encoded by the coding sequence ATGAAGGAAAATCTTCTTTATTACGGCGACAATCTCGACGTGATGCGTCGTTATCTTCCCGACGAGTCGGTCGATCTGATTTATCTCGATCCGCCGTTCAAAAGCAACCAAGAATACAATGTTCTTTTCGCGGAGAAAAACGGTTCGCAATCCCATTCCCAAATCAAAGCGTTCAGCGATACGTGGCATTGGGATCAAATCGCCGCTCAAGCCTATTTCGAAACCGTAGAACAGGGCGGTTTGCTTTCGGAAACCTTGCAGGCGTTTTATAAGATTCTCGGCTGCAACGATATGATGGCCTATCTCGCCATGATGGCGCCGCGTCTCGCCGAACTCCGCCGCATCTTGAAGCCGACGGGATCTATTTATCTCCATTGCGATCCGACGGCCGGACATTACTTAAAACTCCTCCTCGACAGCGTTTTCAGCAAAACCAACTTTCGAACCGAAATCATCTGGAAGCGCAGCAGCGCCCACAGCGACGCCAAGCAGGGCCGCAAACAGCACGGACGCATACACGATAAAATATTCTTTTACACGAAATCGGAAGAATGGCTTTGGAATCAAATCTATACGCCATATAAAAAAGAATATATCGATTCTTTCTATCGTCATATTGAACCGGAAACGGGAAGGCGTTATCGGTTGGGAGACTTGACGGGACCTGGAGGAAAACGAAAAGGAAATCCCAAATACGAATTCTTGGGCATTACGAAATATTGGCGATACAGTCAAAAAAACATGGGAAAACTGTTACAAGAAGGGAGAATCGTTCAAAGCCATCCCGGCGCGGTTCCAGCTTATAAACGCTATCTCGACGAAATGCCCGGCATACCCCTACAAGATATCTGGACGGATATTCCGCCAATCTCTTCCCAAGCCAAAGAACACCTCGGCTACCCCACTCAGAAGCCCGAAGCCCTCCTCCAACGCATCATTCAAGCCAGCAGCAACGAAGGCGATGTCGTTTTCGATCCCTTTTGCGGCTGCGGCACGACTATCGCCGCCGCGCAGCGCCTTAACCGGCAATGGATCGGCATCGATATCACTTATCTCGCCATCACTCTGATTAAAAGCCGCTTGCATGACGCTTTTGGCGAGGCGGCGCAATATCGGCTAATAGGCGAACCCGTTTCGCTGCCCGACGCCAGCGCTTTGGCGAAGCAAGACCGTTATCAATTTCAATGGTGGGCGCTCGGCCTTGTCAACGCCCGCCCCGTCGAACAGAAAAAGGGCGCGGATCACGGAATCGACGGGAAAATTTTCTTTCATGACGACGCCTCCGGCAAAACCAAGCAAATCGTCATCTCCGTCAAATCGGGGCATGTCAATGTCTCGCATGTCCGAGATTTGATCGGCGTCCTCGACCGCGAAAACGCGCAGATCGGCGTGTTGATCTCCTTAGAAAAAATCACCAAGCCGATGACGGCGGAAGCGGCGGCGGCGGGCTTCTATCGTTCCGAACTTTGGAAAAAAGATTTTCCCCGGTTGCAACTCTTTACTATCGAAGAGTTGATGGCGGGAAAAGCCGTCCTATCGCCGCCGCCTAGCCATCCATTTAAAAAAGCGCCTAAGGGGAACTCCAACAATCATCTCGATCAAACATTGTTCCCCTAA